One genomic segment of Novisyntrophococcus fermenticellae includes these proteins:
- a CDS encoding amidohydrolase family protein, with protein MKIILKNGTVIDPSQKLKEQKDILIEDGTIAKIEKNLSGDEYTKVIDVAGNYVVPGLIDMHCHIYPRFPVEPDGLPTIHPEAHMFQSGVTTAVDAGTCGVRDFIRFKEEIIDQSRLRILAFINIASGGMVNLESEQDIRQFTPQTAAAMAREFDSVVVGIKTAHYWVGKPFDDKHPAWESVDQTLEAGVRCNKMAMFDFQPNLPERTYEELIGGKMRPGDIHTHVYAQQFPILNDRGKVNRFMFEARERGIIFDLGHGAGSFWFRNAVPAYEQGFYPDTISTDLYLDNVAGPVINLLHIMSKYLCIGMPLEEIIYRVTKRPAELLRHEELGTLSIGSPADVTVLRMEHGNYGYADSGKARLKGDKRLECLMTIRAGEIVYDPMALSMPQWEEAPEIYGTSPGVIQL; from the coding sequence ATGAAAATAATTTTGAAAAATGGAACTGTAATTGATCCTTCTCAGAAATTGAAAGAACAAAAAGATATTTTAATTGAAGATGGAACGATTGCAAAAATTGAAAAGAATCTTTCAGGAGATGAGTACACCAAGGTAATTGATGTGGCAGGAAATTATGTTGTTCCTGGACTGATTGATATGCATTGCCACATTTACCCGAGATTTCCGGTGGAACCTGACGGTCTTCCGACGATTCACCCGGAAGCCCATATGTTTCAGAGTGGGGTGACGACTGCCGTGGATGCAGGAACCTGTGGAGTCAGAGATTTTATTAGATTCAAAGAAGAAATTATTGATCAATCCAGACTGCGGATTCTGGCCTTTATAAATATTGCAAGTGGAGGTATGGTGAATCTGGAGTCTGAGCAGGATATCCGCCAATTTACTCCACAGACAGCGGCAGCTATGGCCCGAGAATTTGATTCTGTGGTGGTTGGAATTAAGACGGCTCATTATTGGGTTGGGAAGCCATTTGATGACAAGCATCCGGCCTGGGAATCGGTGGATCAGACATTGGAGGCAGGGGTGCGTTGTAATAAAATGGCTATGTTTGATTTTCAGCCAAATTTACCGGAACGGACATATGAGGAATTGATTGGTGGAAAGATGCGTCCGGGTGATATTCATACGCATGTATACGCTCAACAGTTTCCGATATTGAATGATAGAGGAAAGGTCAATCGCTTTATGTTTGAGGCGCGCGAGCGGGGAATCATTTTTGATTTGGGACATGGAGCCGGCAGCTTCTGGTTTAGAAATGCAGTTCCGGCTTATGAACAGGGATTTTATCCGGATACCATCTCCACAGATCTGTATCTTGATAATGTGGCGGGACCGGTGATTAATTTACTTCATATCATGTCCAAGTATCTATGTATTGGAATGCCTCTGGAAGAAATTATTTATCGTGTGACCAAAAGACCGGCGGAACTTCTCCGGCATGAGGAACTGGGGACTCTATCCATTGGCAGTCCGGCCGATGTAACAGTTCTTAGGATGGAACATGGGAATTACGGCTATGCGGATAGCGGGAAAGCAAGACTAAAGGGCGATAAGCGGTTAGAATGTCTGATGACAATCCGCGCCGGTGAAATCGTATATGATCCCATGGCACTTAGTATGCCCCAATGGGAAGAGGCACCAGAAATATACGGGACATCACCAGGAGTCATTCAATTATAG
- a CDS encoding RidA family protein, producing MDSINQIIDQGVEIIPRYKTKKGIVLMRQVGSLLYVSGHGPEDQASGKPIFQGRIGEELTIEEGYKAARECAIIILGALKDTLGSLDRVGQIVKAFGLVNCGKDFSDVNQVFDGFSDTIVEVLEERGYHARTVMGTRNLPNGNIPVEIEVIVSIRE from the coding sequence TTGGACAGCATTAATCAGATAATAGATCAAGGGGTGGAAATTATCCCCAGATATAAAACAAAAAAAGGGATTGTCCTTATGCGCCAGGTGGGAAGCCTTTTATATGTATCCGGCCATGGACCGGAGGACCAGGCCAGTGGCAAGCCAATTTTTCAGGGACGGATCGGTGAAGAGCTTACGATAGAAGAAGGGTATAAAGCTGCGCGGGAATGTGCCATTATTATTTTAGGAGCGCTAAAGGATACATTGGGTTCACTGGATCGTGTGGGACAGATTGTCAAAGCCTTTGGGCTGGTGAACTGTGGAAAAGATTTTTCTGATGTGAATCAGGTTTTTGATGGATTTTCTGATACCATCGTTGAGGTACTGGAAGAAAGAGGTTATCATGCCAGAACTGTTATGGGAACCAGAAATTTACCCAATGGAAACATCCCAGTTGAGATAGAAGTAATCGTGTCCATCAGGGAATAA
- a CDS encoding carbohydrate ABC transporter permease translates to MKKKVLTKDERKAIPFVLPGLLATAILIVYPLFYIFRMSFTYNSQAGKFVGLQNYTRLFVNPQFTQTVLNTIKWTLATVIFSFLLGTLYAMLIHRKGIKCKGVWRSAIFIAWIIPGVVKATAWKWLLTTGGGMANHILQQIGIISKPIPWLTSPKFAMLSIIIVQVWACAPYVMLMVTAGLQQLPADLYESAELDGAGWWQKTSKITIPLLKDISFICILMLLVWAINEFSLIWIMTSGGQQTTTLSLLVYNQFKVLNLNAASASAVMQLLVTMIFAVLYVKSVSKEDE, encoded by the coding sequence ATGAAGAAGAAAGTGTTGACAAAGGATGAAAGAAAAGCAATCCCCTTTGTGTTACCAGGGCTGCTCGCAACAGCAATATTGATTGTATACCCGTTGTTTTACATTTTCAGGATGAGTTTTACTTATAATTCGCAGGCCGGCAAATTTGTCGGTTTGCAGAATTACACAAGACTCTTTGTCAATCCGCAATTTACGCAGACAGTATTGAATACGATAAAATGGACATTGGCAACAGTGATCTTCTCTTTTTTGCTGGGAACCTTGTATGCCATGTTGATTCATCGCAAGGGAATTAAGTGCAAAGGGGTTTGGCGAAGCGCAATTTTTATTGCATGGATTATACCTGGTGTAGTGAAGGCAACGGCCTGGAAGTGGCTGTTAACAACCGGCGGGGGGATGGCAAATCATATTTTGCAGCAAATAGGAATTATCAGTAAGCCAATTCCGTGGCTGACCAGCCCGAAGTTCGCCATGCTGTCAATTATCATTGTGCAGGTGTGGGCCTGTGCTCCTTATGTCATGTTGATGGTAACAGCCGGGCTGCAGCAATTACCCGCTGATTTATATGAAAGTGCTGAGCTGGATGGAGCCGGGTGGTGGCAAAAGACCAGCAAAATTACAATTCCATTGCTAAAGGATATTAGTTTTATTTGTATCTTGATGCTATTGGTATGGGCGATTAATGAATTTTCTCTGATTTGGATCATGACTTCCGGCGGGCAGCAGACGACGACATTGTCTTTATTGGTTTATAATCAATTCAAGGTCTTGAATCTCAATGCAGCATCGGCGAGTGCGGTTATGCAATTACTGGTGACAATGATTTTTGCTGTGCTTTATGTCAAGTCTGTGAGCAAGGAGGATGAGTAA
- a CDS encoding RraA family protein: MILNNKEEILDLTRAWKGERLPDGRPKVEDEHLEKLRTMTLEELWLPLYVKGYQFQFEGDFKILHPDTKLVGRAVTCTFVPTRPDLAEVVEEVGEDNKWEGMGNQWVIDNLVEGDVVVVDMFDKVYNGTFIGGNLTTAIAAHTKTGGAVIWGGIRDTEQMKKNDSQVYYRGTDPTPIRECLLTGYNTPCRIGKGVCLPGDIVMGTSSGVLFIPSHLVAEVINEAEKTHAKDIFGFDAIREGKYTTAQVDSSVWSQEMLEDMLEFINEDERCAKYRVLDWSLELNAAKGDEVALKEVLKTCLR; this comes from the coding sequence ATGATATTAAACAACAAAGAGGAAATTCTCGATTTGACCAGAGCCTGGAAGGGGGAGCGGCTTCCCGATGGACGTCCGAAGGTAGAGGACGAACATCTAGAGAAGCTGCGTACAATGACACTGGAAGAGCTTTGGCTGCCCCTGTACGTGAAGGGATATCAGTTTCAATTTGAAGGTGATTTCAAGATTTTACATCCAGATACCAAGCTGGTAGGACGGGCAGTTACGTGTACCTTTGTCCCTACCAGACCGGATTTGGCAGAAGTAGTGGAGGAAGTTGGAGAAGATAATAAGTGGGAAGGAATGGGAAACCAGTGGGTTATTGATAATTTGGTGGAAGGCGATGTGGTAGTAGTCGACATGTTTGATAAAGTCTATAACGGCACTTTCATTGGTGGGAATCTGACTACAGCCATTGCTGCGCATACCAAGACCGGTGGGGCAGTCATATGGGGCGGGATTCGTGATACCGAGCAAATGAAGAAAAACGACAGTCAGGTTTATTACAGGGGAACCGATCCGACACCAATCAGGGAATGCCTCTTGACAGGATATAATACACCGTGCAGAATCGGAAAGGGAGTATGCTTGCCGGGAGACATTGTAATGGGAACCAGTAGCGGCGTATTATTCATCCCGAGTCATCTGGTAGCAGAAGTAATCAATGAAGCGGAAAAGACACATGCCAAGGATATTTTTGGGTTTGATGCAATCAGAGAAGGTAAATATACAACAGCACAGGTTGACAGTTCCGTGTGGAGTCAGGAGATGTTGGAGGATATGCTGGAGTTTATTAATGAAGATGAGAGATGCGCAAAATATAGGGTATTGGATTGGAGTCTGGAGTTGAATGCAGCAAAGGGAGATGAAGTGGCTTTGAAGGAAGTGTTAAAAACATGTCTGCGTTAA
- a CDS encoding RidA family protein: MSETGKRVEELGIKLPVRNRKGSGAVDAVLHEDMLYLSAHLPVNEEGVPVFQGKVGDTVDIDSAYQAARLCGLNMLATIKEYIGELDRVDYFVKALGLVNSAGDFSSQPAVMNGFSDLMVEVFGKRGQHARSAMGAYALPEQVPIVVEAIVKIRK; encoded by the coding sequence ATGAGTGAAACAGGAAAAAGAGTGGAAGAATTAGGCATTAAGCTGCCGGTACGTAACCGAAAGGGAAGCGGTGCGGTGGATGCTGTACTGCATGAGGATATGTTATATTTGTCCGCCCATCTTCCGGTTAATGAGGAAGGAGTACCAGTTTTTCAGGGGAAGGTTGGTGATACGGTGGACATAGATTCTGCCTATCAGGCAGCCCGTCTTTGTGGGCTGAATATGCTGGCGACTATTAAGGAATATATTGGGGAGCTGGATCGCGTGGATTATTTCGTCAAAGCCCTAGGGTTGGTGAATAGTGCCGGCGATTTTTCAAGCCAGCCGGCGGTAATGAATGGATTCTCGGACTTGATGGTTGAGGTATTTGGGAAACGCGGTCAGCATGCAAGATCCGCCATGGGGGCATATGCTTTGCCGGAACAGGTACCGATAGTGGTTGAAGCGATTGTCAAAATCAGAAAATAA
- a CDS encoding carbohydrate ABC transporter permease, whose protein sequence is MLISQMLPLTVLMIPMFYMENAVGLVDTKIGLAIAHLAISLPLVTWMAKGYFKGIPKEIEEAAIVDGCSTFKVIRLIIIPLLKPALAATGIYAFISSWNEFALANVLTRSPNSATVPIMLNEFSSFFKVDWGQTMAAAMLITIPIVAVFMIFQKQFVEGLASGAVKG, encoded by the coding sequence ATGTTAATCAGTCAGATGCTGCCGTTGACGGTATTGATGATACCTATGTTCTATATGGAAAATGCAGTCGGGCTGGTGGATACGAAGATTGGGCTGGCGATTGCTCATCTGGCGATTAGCTTACCGCTAGTAACCTGGATGGCAAAGGGATATTTTAAAGGGATTCCCAAAGAAATAGAAGAAGCTGCAATTGTAGATGGCTGTTCTACCTTTAAGGTAATCCGGTTAATCATTATCCCGTTGTTGAAACCGGCACTTGCGGCAACCGGAATCTATGCATTCATTTCCTCCTGGAATGAATTCGCATTAGCAAATGTGTTGACCAGAAGCCCCAACAGTGCAACGGTGCCCATCATGTTAAATGAATTCTCTTCATTTTTCAAGGTGGATTGGGGGCAGACTATGGCAGCCGCGATGTTGATTACCATCCCGATTGTTGCTGTGTTTATGATTTTTCAGAAGCAATTTGTAGAAGGCCTGGCGAGCGGAGCCGTGAAGGGCTAA
- a CDS encoding ABC transporter substrate-binding protein, producing MKRKLSIMKKSLAVVTVLGMAAGLLAGCGKGNTSETGNDGVATIEWWTPNWDEVESREMVEEFEKEHKNIKVELVITDWDTYKSKISTAISANGAPQLFTILLTDVAPFAKKDLLEPLDRYEETGIDFSDILTPALDITTIDNEIYGVPFRYDGSGIYYNVDLLSKAGYDEFPTNWDTMAKMAKELTSGEVYGFAWPLGNQANAVTRLIQQLYTYDGDVLNEDETECMLNSDASKRALTNIVSSIEEGYASPSSAEIDNTKMREMFGSGQLAFNFTGPFDIETLKEDYPDLNFKTAVIPGNGGMGCTTANGWSVAMAKKADNKDAAAKFLAYITQPENQARLTDSFPASKTAMEMDQFASEEMTPFIEQLNNSRPEPVYDNWAEMEPIIYEYMQNAVSGKMTVDEACEGMTNDINTLLGFH from the coding sequence ATGAAAAGAAAGCTTAGTATCATGAAAAAGAGCTTGGCTGTTGTGACGGTTTTAGGAATGGCTGCTGGATTATTAGCTGGTTGTGGAAAAGGTAATACTTCGGAAACAGGCAATGATGGAGTTGCTACCATTGAGTGGTGGACGCCCAACTGGGATGAAGTAGAGAGCCGGGAGATGGTAGAAGAATTTGAAAAGGAACACAAGAATATTAAGGTAGAGCTGGTAATTACCGATTGGGATACTTACAAAAGTAAGATTAGTACCGCTATCAGTGCCAATGGAGCACCGCAGCTATTTACAATTCTATTAACGGATGTTGCACCCTTTGCAAAGAAAGACCTGCTGGAACCATTAGATCGTTATGAGGAAACGGGCATAGATTTTTCGGATATTCTGACACCGGCATTAGATATTACCACGATAGATAATGAAATTTATGGAGTACCATTTCGATATGATGGATCTGGGATTTATTACAATGTAGATTTGTTAAGCAAAGCTGGTTATGACGAATTTCCAACCAATTGGGATACGATGGCCAAGATGGCAAAAGAACTGACGAGTGGGGAGGTATACGGATTTGCTTGGCCGCTCGGTAATCAGGCCAATGCAGTAACCAGATTGATACAGCAGCTCTATACCTATGATGGTGATGTATTAAATGAAGATGAGACCGAATGTATGTTAAACAGTGATGCAAGTAAGAGAGCACTGACGAATATTGTGAGTTCTATTGAGGAGGGCTATGCATCTCCAAGCAGTGCAGAGATTGACAACACGAAGATGCGTGAAATGTTTGGGTCTGGTCAATTGGCATTTAATTTTACCGGTCCCTTTGACATCGAAACTCTGAAAGAAGATTATCCGGATTTGAATTTTAAGACGGCAGTAATTCCCGGTAATGGAGGGATGGGATGCACTACAGCCAATGGATGGAGTGTGGCAATGGCAAAGAAAGCGGATAATAAGGATGCGGCAGCTAAGTTTCTGGCCTATATTACACAGCCGGAGAATCAGGCCAGGTTAACGGACAGTTTTCCAGCCAGCAAGACCGCAATGGAGATGGATCAGTTTGCAAGCGAAGAAATGACTCCTTTTATCGAACAGCTTAATAATTCCAGGCCAGAGCCGGTCTATGATAATTGGGCAGAGATGGAACCGATTATCTATGAATACATGCAAAATGCAGTTTCTGGTAAGATGACAGTGGATGAGGCATGTGAGGGAATGACAAATGATATCAATACATTACTGGGATTTCACTAA
- a CDS encoding ABC transporter permease family protein, which yields MSASKRKNIFLNIVVYMLLIAVVVFTLIPIGWVFSTSVKPANEIFARVPRWIPNNVTFQNYQDVLFDSGIPNAFKNSFLVGLMSTFMALVLGGVRVMLLPDSSFGEASFFLCLC from the coding sequence ATGAGTGCTTCAAAAAGAAAAAATATATTTCTGAATATAGTTGTTTACATGCTGCTTATTGCTGTTGTTGTATTTACATTAATACCAATCGGCTGGGTGTTTTCTACATCTGTTAAACCAGCGAATGAGATATTCGCCAGGGTTCCCCGATGGATTCCAAACAATGTGACCTTTCAAAATTATCAGGATGTACTGTTTGACAGCGGAATTCCCAACGCATTTAAAAACAGTTTTTTAGTTGGACTGATGAGTACGTTCATGGCCCTGGTTCTGGGGGGAGTGCGGGTTATGCTTTTGCCAGATTCAAGTTTCGGGGAAGCAAGTTTTTTTCTCTGTTTATGTTAA